Proteins encoded within one genomic window of Gemmatimonadaceae bacterium:
- a CDS encoding FAD-dependent monooxygenase, which produces MDVDVLVVGAGPAGCAAARLLASWGHTTLLLDRAGSAGRRPLAESLPPSCNGLLDAIGIRAAVEEAGFVRSTGNTVWWGDTPRRVEYFPDGATGYQVASDHLEAVLSDAAHAAGATVWHLASLTSIADDGMRYATCIASPTGERAVRARWVLDCTGRARAVARQWRAANMQPAAGATVAQLGPGAPRMFGLVGVWERDAWDLPDASHTLVESRPWGWGWSVPVSRVRRYFTVMLDPAATPLAAGPELAARYHDLLADLPALAAATEGARWDGPAWACDATPYVADAVPAERLLAVGDAASFIDPLSSFGVKKALASAWLAAVVVHSALITPGSTAPALALYAERERAYVSAAHRELVSVYRAAGWSDAGFWGARAALHVDEPESESIERLRGSAEVQRAFDALRTRASARLVPAAGLAFANRPLVRGNVVVEARHLVLPGLEEPVRYLRNVDLMVALEVATTSDDAGAMYGEYTRRLGPVALPDFLGALAVLVGLGGATFA; this is translated from the coding sequence GTGGACGTCGACGTCCTCGTTGTCGGGGCCGGGCCGGCGGGATGCGCCGCCGCCCGACTGCTCGCGAGCTGGGGCCACACGACGCTGCTGCTCGATCGGGCCGGGAGCGCCGGCCGGCGACCGCTCGCCGAGTCCCTCCCGCCGAGCTGCAACGGACTGCTGGACGCGATTGGGATCCGCGCCGCGGTGGAGGAGGCCGGCTTTGTCCGAAGCACCGGCAACACTGTGTGGTGGGGCGACACGCCGCGTCGCGTGGAGTACTTCCCTGACGGAGCCACTGGCTATCAGGTCGCGAGTGATCACCTGGAGGCCGTGCTCAGCGATGCGGCCCACGCCGCCGGCGCAACGGTCTGGCACCTGGCCTCCCTCACCTCCATTGCGGACGACGGGATGCGGTATGCGACGTGCATTGCGTCGCCGACTGGTGAGCGCGCGGTACGCGCACGCTGGGTGCTCGATTGCACCGGTCGCGCTCGTGCGGTCGCTCGGCAGTGGCGTGCTGCGAACATGCAGCCGGCGGCTGGCGCCACTGTTGCGCAGCTCGGGCCAGGCGCCCCGCGGATGTTCGGGCTGGTCGGTGTGTGGGAGCGTGACGCCTGGGACCTGCCCGACGCGTCGCACACTTTGGTCGAGAGCCGGCCGTGGGGCTGGGGATGGTCGGTGCCGGTATCGCGGGTGCGCCGGTACTTCACCGTTATGCTCGACCCGGCGGCGACACCTCTCGCGGCGGGCCCCGAACTCGCTGCGCGGTATCACGACCTGCTTGCCGACCTCCCCGCCCTTGCCGCGGCAACAGAGGGCGCTCGGTGGGATGGGCCGGCGTGGGCGTGTGACGCGACGCCTTACGTAGCCGATGCGGTGCCCGCAGAACGTCTCCTGGCTGTCGGGGATGCCGCCTCGTTCATCGACCCGCTGTCGTCCTTTGGAGTAAAGAAGGCGCTGGCCTCGGCGTGGCTCGCGGCGGTGGTGGTGCACAGCGCGCTGATCACGCCGGGCTCGACGGCGCCGGCGCTCGCGTTGTATGCCGAGCGTGAGCGCGCCTACGTGTCCGCAGCCCACCGGGAACTGGTCTCCGTTTACCGGGCCGCGGGATGGAGCGATGCCGGCTTCTGGGGCGCCCGAGCCGCGCTGCACGTGGACGAACCGGAGTCCGAGTCCATCGAGCGACTGCGCGGCTCGGCCGAGGTGCAGCGGGCGTTCGACGCGCTGCGCACTCGCGCGAGCGCGCGACTCGTTCCGGCCGCGGGTCTCGCGTTCGCGAATCGGCCACTCGTGCGCGGCAACGTGGTGGTGGAGGCGCGCCACCTGGTGCTCCCCGGGCTCGAGGAGCCGGTGCGCTACCTGCGGAACGTCGACCTGATGGTCGCGCTGGAGGTCGCGACCACGAGCGACGACGCCGGCGCCATGTACGGCGAATACACCAGGCGGCTCGGACCCGTTGCGCTCCCCGACTTCCTTGGGGCGCTCGCCGTGCTGGTTGGCCTGGGTGGGGCCACGTTCGCTTGA
- a CDS encoding ABC transporter ATP-binding protein, whose product MADGGDFRRALRYVRPYVGRLLPVVGLSLVGTALSLTQPFLSKILVDRALIGRDLTALAWVVAGFVGLTAASFFVNVVSGLRYTRVSADILFDMRLDVFRHLQRLSPRWFAATPIGQIASRINSDIAEIQRVAAEVALAWIGQVVYLVGSVVMLVLLDSRLFVVGLLALPPALWALRRYRRQLEGSVTAVRDRSAGTGTFLIEALQGMKLLVAHNAQQRSESEFRERNAGFVDALMTMRRQTYLSGGLPGVLLAAGSAVVFMYGGWRVITGEITMGTLVAFAAYQMRLLGPVQGLMGIYASVASARVSLKRVHEILDVPVEVVDPQAPTRAATPVRGEVRLDDVLYAFDRGAVLDGVSLSVDPGACLAVVGTSGGGKSTIADLLVRHADPQRGVVRLDGIDLRQLPLAVVRQSVLAVETEPFVFHASIAENLRVADPSATDARLQEALTVTGLGDWLAAAPEGLATVLGERGRSLSSGERQRLALARAWLANPRVLLLDEATNALDPATEATVFGAMGPWLAQRTVILITHRAHVAAMAGRTVVLEAGRLVEDRSVVTSASA is encoded by the coding sequence GTGGCTGACGGTGGTGACTTTCGACGCGCGCTGCGCTACGTGCGTCCCTACGTCGGCCGCCTGCTTCCCGTCGTTGGCCTTTCGCTCGTCGGCACGGCGCTCTCGCTGACGCAACCGTTCCTCTCCAAGATCCTCGTCGATCGCGCGCTGATCGGTCGTGACCTCACGGCGCTTGCCTGGGTGGTCGCCGGGTTCGTCGGACTCACGGCTGCGTCGTTCTTCGTCAACGTGGTGAGCGGGCTCCGCTACACGCGCGTGTCGGCGGACATCCTGTTCGACATGCGGCTCGACGTGTTCCGCCACCTGCAGCGGCTGTCGCCGCGCTGGTTCGCCGCCACGCCGATCGGACAGATCGCGTCCCGCATCAACAGCGACATCGCCGAGATCCAGCGGGTGGCGGCCGAGGTGGCGCTGGCGTGGATCGGGCAGGTGGTCTACCTCGTCGGCAGCGTCGTGATGCTGGTTCTCCTCGACTCGCGGCTCTTTGTCGTTGGGCTGCTCGCGCTGCCCCCGGCACTGTGGGCGCTGCGGCGCTACCGGCGACAGCTCGAAGGCTCGGTCACGGCGGTGCGCGATCGCTCGGCCGGAACGGGCACGTTCCTCATCGAGGCGTTGCAGGGCATGAAGCTGCTCGTCGCGCACAACGCGCAGCAGCGAAGCGAGTCCGAGTTTCGGGAGCGCAACGCCGGGTTTGTTGACGCCTTGATGACCATGAGGCGGCAGACGTACCTGTCGGGTGGATTGCCCGGGGTGCTGCTCGCCGCCGGCAGTGCCGTCGTCTTCATGTACGGTGGGTGGCGCGTGATCACCGGCGAGATCACGATGGGCACGCTCGTCGCGTTCGCCGCCTATCAGATGCGCCTGTTGGGCCCGGTCCAGGGACTGATGGGCATCTATGCGAGTGTGGCTTCGGCGCGCGTGTCACTCAAACGTGTCCACGAGATCCTCGATGTGCCCGTGGAGGTCGTGGATCCGCAAGCGCCCACGCGCGCGGCGACCCCCGTTCGTGGCGAGGTGCGGCTCGATGACGTGCTGTACGCGTTCGACCGCGGCGCGGTGCTCGACGGTGTGTCGCTGTCCGTCGACCCCGGGGCGTGCCTGGCGGTCGTTGGCACGAGTGGGGGCGGAAAGTCGACCATCGCCGACCTCCTCGTCAGGCACGCCGACCCGCAGCGCGGCGTGGTGCGTCTCGACGGCATCGATCTGCGCCAGCTTCCGCTCGCCGTCGTCAGGCAGTCGGTGCTTGCCGTCGAGACCGAGCCGTTCGTGTTCCACGCATCGATCGCCGAGAACCTCCGAGTGGCCGACCCGAGTGCGACCGATGCGCGCCTGCAGGAGGCACTCACCGTGACGGGCCTTGGTGACTGGCTCGCCGCTGCCCCGGAGGGACTGGCGACGGTGCTCGGAGAACGCGGGCGCTCGCTGTCGTCGGGCGAGCGGCAGCGCCTGGCGCTCGCCCGTGCCTGGCTGGCCAATCCGCGCGTGCTCCTGCTCGACGAGGCGACCAACGCGCTGGATCCCGCGACCGAAGCAACGGTCTTTGGCGCCATGGGACCATGGCTCGCGCAGCGTACGGTCATCCTCATCACGCATCGCGCACACGTGGCCGCCATGGCTGGGCGCACCGTCGTGCTGGAGGCCGGCCGCCTGGTGGAGGACCGCTCCGTCGTGACGTCGGCGAGCGCATAG
- the qhpC gene encoding quinohemoprotein amine dehydrogenase subunit gamma, with amino-acid sequence MRHLKAVNRKARTIEQLNAPPDVHDASDVVALQGTQGPRVPEGPHIPLGCSFVFSPGWEVDSTGSTAGLCQPVERDLYDCYITCFWPIHVPDLYNHAPDWTAKCAAAQQDWRKIDLIFP; translated from the coding sequence ATGCGCCATCTCAAGGCCGTCAACCGCAAGGCCCGGACGATCGAGCAGCTGAATGCTCCGCCGGACGTTCACGATGCGAGCGACGTCGTGGCCCTCCAGGGGACCCAGGGGCCTCGCGTACCGGAAGGGCCGCACATCCCGCTCGGGTGCTCCTTCGTGTTCTCCCCCGGCTGGGAGGTCGATAGCACCGGATCCACCGCCGGGCTCTGTCAGCCCGTCGAGCGGGATCTGTACGACTGCTACATCACCTGCTTTTGGCCGATCCACGTTCCCGACCTGTACAACCACGCGCCGGACTGGACGGCCAAGTGTGCGGCCGCGCAGCAGGACTGGCGCAAGATCGACCTCATTTTCCCATGA
- the peaB gene encoding quinohemoprotein amine dehydrogenase maturation protein translates to MLLRRGEFHQFDADGATHVYLVPSAAVFRLDGPSAAVLDALGEGDLARDALLDRLAARFEPTLLGETIDELVAAQAVRPVAAPKPAPAAEGPRRRIPLTTLVMNVTSKCNLSCKYCYEYGEDRIVEPTTKPRFMSEETARESVDFMLSESGAQSHVHLTFFGGETLLNFKVLKFALGYAKERAAALGKSVDASLTTNATLLREEIIDWMVENDVGVTVSMDGAREQQDALRVFANGAGSYDVVIPRVKELLRRHNRRPIGARVTLTKGNLDVVNIYRHLKEEIGFWEVGFAPVTTSWQRDYAIQAEGFEEMLGQFQVLAAEYRETSLQGRHHGFSNVRDTLDEIHKGVAKAYPCGAGLGLLGVATDGDVGLCHRFAGSDRHKLGTVRDGVDHALQDDYLRRHHIDNKTDCHTCWARSLCAGGCYHEAQTRYGSTEAPNLHYCEWIRRWSATCLEVYATLAARRPEFLRQFDA, encoded by the coding sequence ATGCTGCTGCGACGCGGGGAGTTTCATCAGTTCGACGCCGACGGCGCCACGCACGTCTATCTCGTGCCGTCGGCCGCCGTCTTTCGCCTCGACGGCCCGTCGGCGGCGGTACTCGACGCCCTCGGCGAAGGCGACCTCGCTCGTGACGCGCTGCTCGACCGCCTCGCGGCGCGCTTCGAGCCGACGCTGCTGGGCGAGACGATCGACGAGCTGGTCGCGGCCCAGGCGGTGCGTCCGGTGGCCGCGCCAAAGCCCGCGCCCGCCGCCGAGGGTCCGCGCCGACGCATTCCGCTGACCACGCTCGTCATGAACGTGACGAGCAAGTGCAACCTGAGTTGCAAGTACTGCTACGAATACGGCGAGGATCGGATCGTCGAGCCCACGACGAAGCCGCGCTTCATGAGCGAGGAGACCGCGCGGGAGAGCGTCGACTTCATGTTGTCCGAGTCGGGCGCGCAGTCCCACGTGCACCTCACGTTCTTTGGCGGCGAGACGCTGCTCAACTTCAAGGTGCTGAAATTCGCGCTCGGCTACGCGAAGGAGCGCGCCGCGGCCCTGGGCAAGTCGGTGGACGCCTCGTTGACGACCAACGCGACGCTTCTGCGCGAGGAGATCATCGACTGGATGGTGGAGAACGACGTCGGGGTCACGGTGTCGATGGACGGCGCACGGGAGCAGCAGGATGCGTTGCGCGTGTTTGCCAATGGCGCGGGGAGCTACGACGTCGTGATCCCGCGTGTGAAGGAGTTGCTGCGTCGCCACAACCGCCGGCCGATCGGGGCACGGGTGACGCTCACGAAGGGCAACCTCGATGTCGTCAACATCTACCGGCACCTCAAGGAGGAGATCGGGTTCTGGGAAGTGGGCTTCGCGCCCGTGACGACGTCGTGGCAGCGCGACTACGCGATCCAGGCCGAAGGCTTCGAGGAGATGCTCGGGCAGTTTCAGGTGCTGGCGGCGGAGTACAGGGAGACGTCGCTCCAGGGACGTCACCACGGGTTCTCCAACGTGCGCGACACGCTCGACGAGATCCACAAGGGCGTGGCCAAGGCCTACCCGTGCGGTGCAGGGCTCGGCTTGCTGGGCGTGGCCACCGACGGCGACGTCGGGCTCTGCCATCGCTTCGCGGGCTCCGACCGGCACAAGCTTGGCACGGTGCGCGACGGGGTCGATCATGCCTTGCAGGACGACTACCTCCGCCGGCACCACATCGACAACAAGACCGACTGTCATACCTGCTGGGCGCGATCGCTCTGTGCCGGGGGGTGCTACCACGAGGCACAGACGCGCTACGGATCGACCGAGGCGCCAAACCTGCACTATTGCGAGTGGATCCGTCGCTGGAGTGCGACGTGCCTCGAGGTGTACGCGACGCTCGCCGCACGTCGTCCCGAGTTCCTTCGTCAGTTCGACGCCTGA
- a CDS encoding glycine--tRNA ligase — translation MPYPDVMEKLVSLCKRRGFIFQSSEIYGGAGSVWDYGPLGVELKRNIKDRWWHAMVRSRDDIEGLDAAILMHPRVWEASGHVAGFTDPMVDCKACKARFRADQLGDASCPRKPSRHPGEHSDCQLTEPRLFNLMFKTHVGPLEDTASVTYLRPETAQGIYVNFLNVQQASRQKIPFGIAQIGKAFRNEITPGNFIFRTREFEQMEMQFFVDPQGDHMGAFEHWKAQRMAWHRDLGLAEDRLLFHQHTEKELAHYARAAFDIQFDFGGSLGFQEIEGVHHRGDFDLGRHQEYSGKRLEYVDQVSNRRYVPFVVETSAGADRTTLAALVNAYREEEVPGETEGRVVLGFDPRIAPIKAGIFPLVRKDGMPEFADALARELRRRFPVFLDESGAIGRRYRRQDEIGTPYCITIDGQTIADQTVTVRHRDTLAQDRVAADRVGEWIAGRAVQAGSL, via the coding sequence ATGCCCTATCCCGACGTGATGGAGAAGCTCGTGTCGCTCTGCAAGCGGCGCGGTTTCATCTTCCAGTCCTCCGAGATCTACGGCGGGGCCGGGTCCGTGTGGGACTACGGCCCGCTCGGCGTCGAGCTCAAGCGGAACATCAAGGATCGCTGGTGGCACGCGATGGTGCGTTCACGTGACGACATCGAGGGCCTCGACGCGGCGATCCTCATGCATCCACGGGTGTGGGAGGCGTCGGGCCACGTGGCCGGCTTCACGGATCCCATGGTCGACTGCAAGGCGTGCAAGGCGCGGTTCCGGGCCGACCAGCTCGGCGACGCGTCGTGCCCGCGGAAGCCGAGCCGGCATCCCGGGGAGCACAGCGATTGTCAGCTCACCGAACCGCGGTTGTTCAACCTGATGTTCAAGACGCACGTCGGCCCGCTGGAGGACACGGCGAGCGTGACGTACCTGCGCCCGGAGACGGCGCAGGGCATCTACGTGAACTTCCTCAACGTCCAGCAGGCATCGCGCCAGAAGATCCCGTTCGGCATCGCGCAGATCGGCAAGGCGTTCCGCAACGAGATCACGCCCGGGAACTTCATCTTCCGGACGCGGGAGTTCGAGCAGATGGAGATGCAGTTCTTCGTCGATCCCCAGGGCGACCATATGGGGGCGTTCGAGCACTGGAAGGCGCAGCGCATGGCATGGCACCGTGACCTCGGCCTTGCCGAGGACCGGCTGCTGTTCCATCAGCACACGGAAAAGGAACTCGCGCACTATGCACGGGCCGCGTTCGACATCCAGTTCGACTTTGGCGGCTCGTTAGGCTTCCAGGAGATCGAGGGCGTGCATCATCGCGGTGACTTCGACCTCGGTCGGCACCAGGAGTACTCGGGCAAGCGGCTCGAATACGTGGACCAGGTGTCGAACCGCCGGTACGTGCCTTTTGTCGTCGAGACCTCGGCGGGCGCCGACCGTACGACGCTCGCCGCGCTGGTGAATGCCTATCGCGAGGAAGAGGTCCCGGGTGAAACCGAGGGCCGCGTCGTCCTGGGTTTCGATCCTCGGATCGCGCCGATCAAGGCGGGCATCTTTCCGTTGGTCAGGAAGGACGGGATGCCGGAGTTTGCCGATGCGCTGGCCAGGGAGCTGCGCCGGCGATTCCCGGTGTTCCTGGACGAGAGCGGCGCCATTGGCCGTCGCTACCGTCGGCAGGACGAGATTGGCACGCCGTACTGCATCACGATCGACGGCCAGACCATCGCCGACCAGACGGTGACCGTGCGGCACCGCGACACGCTCGCCCAGGACCGAGTGGCGGCGGATCGTGTCGGCGAGTGGATTGCGGGTCGCGCCGTGCAGGCGGGGAGCCTGTAA
- a CDS encoding S8 family serine peptidase, with translation MSGKLWSPSEASGGAGLRVAVIDSGVAPGHPHVGALACGISLVGDDRADTVDRLGHGTAVAAAIREKLPEATLVPVRVLDRTLATSARMLADAIVWAVEDGARLVNLSLGTRNAVHVPIFEAALSAALVRGALVVSAYDDGEVQWYPGSLAGVLGVVVDPSCPRFSLAVSASADGPVGASPWPRPIPGVAAERNLSGVSFAVANATGLIGRLLGARPELRTADEIRQVASGSMR, from the coding sequence GTGAGCGGCAAGTTGTGGTCGCCCTCGGAGGCGTCGGGCGGCGCCGGGCTCCGCGTCGCCGTCATCGATAGCGGCGTGGCGCCGGGACATCCCCACGTGGGTGCGCTGGCCTGCGGGATCTCGCTCGTTGGAGACGACCGAGCGGACACGGTGGATCGCCTCGGACACGGCACGGCCGTCGCGGCGGCGATCCGGGAGAAGCTCCCCGAGGCGACGCTCGTTCCCGTGCGCGTGCTCGATCGCACGCTCGCTACAAGCGCGCGCATGCTCGCCGACGCGATCGTGTGGGCGGTGGAGGATGGCGCCCGCCTCGTGAACCTGAGCCTCGGCACCAGGAACGCGGTCCACGTGCCCATCTTCGAAGCCGCGCTGAGCGCTGCGTTGGTGCGTGGTGCGCTCGTCGTCTCGGCGTACGACGACGGGGAAGTCCAGTGGTATCCCGGTTCGCTCGCCGGCGTCCTTGGCGTCGTGGTCGATCCTTCCTGTCCGCGCTTCTCGCTGGCGGTTTCGGCTTCAGCTGACGGGCCCGTGGGCGCGTCGCCCTGGCCGCGGCCGATTCCCGGTGTCGCTGCGGAGCGCAACCTGTCCGGGGTCTCGTTTGCCGTCGCCAACGCCACCGGGCTGATCGGGCGGTTGCTCGGGGCGCGGCCCGAACTCCGAACTGCGGACGAAATCCGGCAGGTGGCCAGCGGGTCCATGCGGTAG
- the peaA gene encoding quinohemoprotein amine dehydrogenase subunit alpha has protein sequence MRPRRPTVLALVLVAGVLAAPGAGAQAPRNADTSGFVIRDPLILRRCATCHKADSAGRLGRISFMRKTPEGWEASIRRMASLVRVRLDPADARAIVKYLANTQGLAPAEVRPGRFETERRSIDYRYTADANTERTCRACHSLGRVITQRRTRTEWELLVATHRGYYPNSDFQAFRRAAPSPADSAPQPHPMDQAIAHLSRAFPLRTTEWNAWSATMRPAPLEGTWLLTGYEAGKGPFHGRLVATRVPGTDDEFTTRATYRYAAGGPVITRDGKSVVYTGHQWRGRSSVTGTPSDSSWREVLSVEPGWQEVTGRWFRGGYDEFGMDVTLRRAGTGTQVTGVWPRGVRVGERGVDVTVYGSNLPRAATPGAIDFGPGVAVERVVRGTGDELVVRVSVDSTATVGARDLFVGGASLRQALVAWRTIDRIRVTPASGMARIGGVRFPKQFSRFEAVGYLNGPDGKPETDDDIEVGAVPVSWGLEEYGVTFKDDDTKFVGTIDGTGLFTPAVDGPNAQRSRNRNNIGDVWVVATYTPATAGARALKGRALLIVTVPLYMRWEPARTAP, from the coding sequence ATGCGCCCACGACGACCAACGGTTCTTGCGCTCGTGCTGGTGGCAGGCGTCCTGGCGGCGCCCGGCGCCGGCGCGCAGGCGCCGCGCAATGCAGACACCTCGGGCTTCGTGATCCGCGACCCGCTGATCCTGCGACGCTGCGCGACCTGTCACAAGGCGGACTCGGCCGGTCGCCTTGGACGCATCTCGTTCATGCGCAAGACGCCGGAGGGGTGGGAGGCGTCGATCCGACGAATGGCGAGTCTCGTCCGCGTGCGTCTCGACCCGGCGGATGCGCGCGCGATCGTGAAGTACCTCGCCAACACGCAGGGCCTTGCTCCCGCCGAGGTGAGGCCGGGGCGCTTCGAGACCGAGCGTCGCTCGATCGACTACCGCTATACGGCGGATGCGAATACCGAGCGAACGTGTCGCGCCTGTCACTCGCTGGGTCGCGTGATCACGCAGCGGCGAACGCGAACGGAGTGGGAGCTGCTCGTGGCCACACACCGAGGCTACTACCCCAACTCCGACTTCCAGGCGTTCCGACGCGCGGCGCCGAGCCCGGCGGACAGCGCGCCGCAGCCGCACCCGATGGATCAGGCGATCGCGCACCTGTCGCGCGCGTTCCCGCTTCGCACGACGGAGTGGAACGCGTGGTCGGCGACCATGCGGCCGGCGCCACTCGAGGGCACGTGGCTGCTCACCGGCTACGAAGCGGGGAAGGGCCCATTCCATGGCCGTCTCGTCGCTACGCGCGTGCCCGGCACCGATGACGAGTTCACGACGCGGGCGACCTATCGCTATGCTGCCGGCGGTCCGGTGATCACGAGGGACGGCAAGTCCGTGGTGTATACCGGGCATCAGTGGCGCGGCCGTTCGTCGGTGACGGGCACGCCGAGCGACAGCTCGTGGCGCGAGGTGCTGTCGGTGGAGCCCGGATGGCAGGAAGTGACCGGCCGCTGGTTCCGCGGCGGCTACGACGAGTTTGGGATGGACGTGACGCTGCGCCGCGCCGGCACGGGCACCCAGGTGACCGGTGTGTGGCCTCGCGGCGTACGGGTCGGCGAGCGAGGCGTCGACGTGACGGTGTACGGATCGAACCTCCCGCGCGCCGCGACCCCGGGCGCCATTGACTTCGGCCCCGGCGTCGCGGTGGAGCGCGTGGTGCGGGGAACCGGCGATGAACTGGTCGTCCGGGTGAGCGTCGACAGCACCGCGACCGTGGGAGCCCGGGATCTCTTTGTTGGCGGCGCCTCGCTGCGTCAGGCGCTGGTGGCCTGGCGCACCATCGACCGCATCCGCGTGACGCCCGCCTCCGGCATGGCGCGCATCGGCGGCGTACGATTCCCCAAGCAATTTTCCCGCTTCGAGGCGGTGGGCTACCTCAACGGTCCCGACGGCAAGCCCGAGACCGACGACGACATCGAGGTGGGTGCGGTGCCGGTGAGCTGGGGGCTCGAGGAGTATGGCGTGACGTTCAAGGACGACGACACGAAGTTCGTGGGAACGATCGACGGCACGGGGTTGTTCACGCCGGCCGTGGACGGGCCCAACGCGCAGCGCTCCCGCAACCGCAACAACATCGGCGACGTGTGGGTTGTGGCGACCTACACGCCAGCAACCGCAGGGGCCCGGGCGCTCAAGGGTCGGGCGCTGCTCATCGTCACCGTCCCGCTGTACATGCGCTGGGAGCCGGCGCGGACGGCGCCCTGA
- a CDS encoding MBL fold metallo-hydrolase has protein sequence MIDRRTFLRDTSSCATHLALAAASTTLLARAAWAARPVGRPVAIEPFGRLEQVAEGVWALVSTPLAGDRTTLSNGGLIAGRSGVLAIEGFMTPAGARWLAAQSKTLTGRWPTHVAVTHYHADHTNGVAGYVSDESRPKVYATDATRTQVLERNQPADRERSAALASVIALDPLAQTTIDLGGRTVRLVPRGGHTASDVTIGIDDPSVVFCGDLVWNGMIPNYVDTVPTQLAASVAALRRSRETTYVPGHGAVATAADVERYVAVLGEIENAARKALADGVPAEQAAARFTLPPSLGEWLLFGPAFYPRAFAAWARELRR, from the coding sequence ATGATCGATCGCCGCACCTTTCTCCGCGACACGTCGAGCTGTGCCACGCACCTGGCGCTGGCCGCCGCTTCGACGACGCTGCTGGCGCGCGCGGCGTGGGCTGCGCGTCCGGTGGGTCGCCCCGTGGCCATCGAGCCGTTCGGTCGCCTCGAACAGGTGGCCGAGGGCGTGTGGGCCCTCGTCTCCACGCCCCTCGCTGGTGATCGCACGACGCTGAGCAACGGCGGACTTATCGCCGGGCGGAGCGGCGTGCTCGCGATCGAGGGATTCATGACACCGGCCGGCGCCCGGTGGCTTGCGGCGCAATCGAAGACGCTCACCGGCCGTTGGCCCACGCACGTGGCGGTCACGCACTACCACGCGGATCACACGAATGGCGTGGCCGGATACGTGAGCGATGAGTCACGACCGAAGGTGTACGCGACCGACGCGACGAGGACGCAGGTGCTCGAACGCAACCAGCCGGCCGATCGGGAGCGATCAGCGGCCCTTGCGTCGGTCATCGCCCTCGACCCGCTGGCGCAAACCACCATCGATCTCGGCGGGCGCACGGTGCGACTCGTACCGCGCGGAGGCCATACGGCGAGCGACGTCACGATCGGGATCGACGATCCGTCGGTCGTGTTCTGCGGGGATCTCGTGTGGAACGGGATGATCCCCAACTACGTGGACACGGTGCCGACGCAGCTCGCCGCGAGCGTCGCGGCGCTTCGCCGCTCGCGAGAAACGACCTACGTCCCCGGTCACGGCGCGGTCGCCACGGCCGCCGACGTCGAGCGCTACGTCGCCGTCCTTGGCGAGATCGAGAACGCGGCGCGCAAGGCGCTCGCCGACGGCGTGCCCGCGGAGCAGGCCGCGGCGAGGTTTACGTTGCCACCGTCGCTTGGCGAGTGGCTGCTCTTCGGCCCGGCATTCTATCCGCGCGCGTTCGCGGCCTGGGCGCGCGAGCTGCGCCGTTAG
- the ypdA gene encoding YpdA family putative bacillithiol disulfide reductase: MTAPEAYDVVVVGAGPCGLATAIALGRAGFTTVVFDGGCVVNAITQYPTHATFFSTAEKLSLGGLPFVISEPKPTRRDALAYYRAVVTYFDLVVRQYERVTAIEGQAPVFTISTERRGVVRQVRARAVVVATGYWGSPNLLRVPGEDLPHVSHAYREGHHAFQQRVVVVGGGNSAAEAALDLWRSGARVTLSHFGPTFDKRIKPWVVPDLTNRIAEGSIAACWNARVTAIDAEAVHVRDVDGAAHRLGADHVYLLTGYAPNVDLLRAVGVPIDPVTGIPAHEPTTLETTVPGLFVAGVVIAGFDANKVFIENGRHHGDRIVARLQGRTAPETPGVSRDLDGG, from the coding sequence ATGACCGCTCCCGAGGCGTACGACGTGGTCGTGGTCGGCGCCGGCCCCTGCGGGCTGGCGACGGCGATCGCGCTCGGACGGGCCGGGTTCACCACGGTGGTGTTCGACGGGGGCTGCGTCGTGAATGCGATCACCCAGTACCCCACGCACGCGACGTTTTTTTCGACGGCGGAGAAGCTGTCGCTCGGTGGCCTGCCGTTCGTGATCTCCGAGCCCAAGCCGACGCGTCGCGATGCCCTCGCGTACTATCGCGCCGTGGTTACGTACTTCGACCTCGTCGTCAGGCAATACGAACGCGTGACGGCCATCGAGGGACAGGCCCCGGTGTTCACCATCTCGACCGAGCGACGTGGCGTCGTCAGGCAGGTGCGCGCCCGCGCCGTCGTCGTGGCCACGGGCTACTGGGGGTCGCCGAACCTGCTCCGCGTCCCCGGCGAGGATCTGCCGCACGTGTCGCACGCTTACCGTGAGGGACACCACGCCTTTCAGCAGCGCGTCGTGGTCGTTGGCGGAGGCAACTCGGCCGCCGAAGCCGCGCTCGACCTCTGGCGGTCGGGCGCGCGCGTGACGCTGAGCCACTTTGGCCCGACGTTCGACAAGCGCATCAAGCCCTGGGTGGTGCCCGATCTCACGAACCGTATCGCCGAGGGGAGCATCGCGGCCTGCTGGAACGCACGGGTCACGGCGATCGATGCCGAAGCGGTTCACGTGCGCGATGTCGACGGCGCGGCACATCGTCTCGGGGCGGATCACGTGTATCTGCTCACCGGATACGCACCCAACGTCGACCTGCTGCGCGCGGTTGGAGTACCCATCGACCCGGTGACGGGCATCCCGGCACACGAGCCGACCACACTCGAGACCACGGTTCCGGGCCTCTTCGTGGCCGGTGTAGTGATTGCGGGCTTTGATGCAAACAAGGTGTTCATCGAGAACGGGCGCCACCATGGCGATCGCATCGTGGCCCGCCTGCAGGGCCGCACCGCCCCCGAGACACCGGGAGTGAGCCGGGATCTCGACGGCGGGTAA